The Sulfitobacter sp. SK011 genome has a window encoding:
- a CDS encoding tripartite tricarboxylate transporter substrate-binding protein produces MKKFSNLNRRRFLGTGVAATGMVLAAPHIARAADFPEGNINVYVPTAEGGGADRNFRAFSSVWKTKLGTDFEPGFYPGASGRVGYEIYMGKAAPDCYNLIFGNMGPEVLNWAMQEPSFDVNDYFYFGQVDKDPCCLFVGAESPLKTMDDIIAAAKTRRLNVGTSRMAHPASIGLLALGDKLGIDFNLIPLQGGKGTVAGAVTGEVDFSVLTSGSVIAAGDSVKTLLVFGNNIVGEALDNAPSINDAYGMDLPEMLSARAFGIHKKAADDFPDRFEKLTSTFKATFDDPALMEAYIASKGQPEYLIYAGVEECEAFKQSMLELGERYKSLLSGA; encoded by the coding sequence ATGAAAAAGTTTTCAAATCTGAACCGTCGCAGGTTTCTCGGAACCGGCGTTGCTGCAACCGGGATGGTGCTTGCCGCCCCGCATATCGCGCGGGCTGCGGACTTTCCTGAGGGCAACATCAACGTCTATGTGCCTACCGCCGAGGGTGGCGGGGCCGACCGCAACTTCCGCGCCTTTTCCAGCGTGTGGAAGACCAAGCTGGGCACAGATTTTGAACCCGGCTTTTATCCGGGTGCCTCAGGCCGCGTCGGATACGAGATCTACATGGGCAAGGCTGCGCCTGATTGCTACAATCTGATCTTCGGCAACATGGGGCCAGAGGTGCTGAACTGGGCGATGCAAGAGCCCAGCTTTGACGTTAATGACTATTTCTATTTCGGTCAGGTCGACAAAGACCCCTGCTGCCTGTTTGTGGGTGCAGAAAGCCCTCTGAAGACGATGGACGACATCATTGCTGCTGCCAAGACCCGCAGATTGAATGTCGGCACAAGCCGCATGGCACATCCGGCGTCCATCGGTCTGCTGGCACTTGGCGACAAGCTGGGTATTGATTTCAATCTGATCCCCCTTCAGGGCGGCAAAGGCACGGTCGCCGGTGCGGTCACGGGCGAGGTTGATTTCTCGGTCCTGACTTCAGGCTCGGTGATCGCAGCGGGTGACAGCGTCAAGACCTTGCTTGTCTTCGGCAACAACATCGTCGGCGAGGCATTGGACAACGCGCCCAGCATCAATGATGCCTATGGCATGGATCTGCCGGAAATGCTTTCTGCGCGGGCCTTTGGCATCCACAAAAAGGCGGCAGATGATTTTCCCGACCGGTTCGAGAAACTGACCTCAACCTTCAAGGCCACGTTCGATGATCCCGCGTTGATGGAGGCTTATATCGCCAGCAAAGGTCAGCCCGAATATCTGATCTATGCCGGTGTCGAGGAATGCGAAGCTTTCAAGCAGT
- a CDS encoding sulfite exporter TauE/SafE family protein, whose protein sequence is MMDALHAGLGWPVAGTLLAFSFAGSFITVAFGIGGGAVMLAVLATLLPAAAIIPVHGLVQLGSNVGRAAIMVKYMRLDLLGGFTAGALVGIFFGGTFVVQLQAEWIQIGVGLFILWSILATPPAFLRRSGLVTGVFSSFLTMFFGGTGPFVATYVKAQKLERHAHVASHAMLMTVQHLLKTLAFGFLGFAFSTWAGLIVLLIGFGVLGTLAGRLLLARIDERRFKLALNTILAVLAIRLIYSGASELIFGGPTASG, encoded by the coding sequence ATGATGGACGCATTACATGCAGGGCTTGGCTGGCCAGTCGCAGGAACGCTTCTGGCGTTTAGTTTCGCAGGCTCATTCATCACCGTCGCCTTTGGGATTGGCGGTGGTGCTGTGATGCTTGCAGTGCTTGCGACGCTGCTACCGGCGGCCGCGATCATTCCGGTTCACGGACTGGTGCAACTGGGCAGCAACGTCGGGCGCGCTGCGATCATGGTGAAATACATGCGGCTGGATTTGCTTGGCGGCTTCACCGCAGGCGCATTGGTCGGAATTTTTTTCGGCGGCACCTTTGTGGTGCAACTGCAAGCGGAATGGATTCAGATCGGTGTGGGCCTGTTCATCCTATGGTCAATACTGGCAACGCCCCCGGCTTTCTTGCGTCGCTCAGGGTTGGTGACGGGCGTATTTTCCAGCTTTCTGACCATGTTCTTTGGCGGCACAGGGCCCTTTGTCGCCACCTACGTCAAAGCGCAAAAGCTGGAGCGTCACGCCCATGTTGCCAGCCATGCCATGCTGATGACAGTGCAACATCTGCTCAAGACGCTTGCCTTTGGGTTTCTCGGGTTTGCGTTTTCGACCTGGGCCGGACTGATCGTGCTGCTGATCGGTTTCGGCGTGCTGGGAACGCTGGCGGGGCGGCTTTTGCTGGCCCGGATAGACGAACGGCGATTCAAATTGGCGTTGAATACCATTTTGGCCGTTCTCGCCATTCGCCTCATCTATTCAGGAGCAAGCGAATTGATTTTCGGAGGACCGACAGCCTCTGGATAA
- a CDS encoding 4,5-dihydroxyphthalate decarboxylase: MLELSLGTWDHDRVMALHDGRVKVPGVQFASEIHPTSKLFPWAVQEARFDITEMSVSSYILQLSRGGSDYTAIPAFVSRAFRHNGFFARAGSGIESPADFAGRKIGVPEYQMTAAVWMRGILADEYGVDCDGIHWHTGALDAGVRRERLELRLPEGMRVDPITEGDTLQDMLLRGEIDGLLAPKPPQAFLDGHPDLIRLIPDFESAEQAYHQKTGFFPIMHLIGIRKSVADAHPAHVRDLYDGFVAARDIAMDRLRSVWLGNANRLSLPWLGASMERTIATLGPDYWTYGFDANRAEIDAICRYSVDQHLATRRVQPEALFHPSVLDT, from the coding sequence ATGCTGGAATTATCGCTTGGAACTTGGGATCATGATCGCGTGATGGCGCTGCATGATGGCCGCGTCAAAGTTCCGGGCGTCCAGTTCGCGAGCGAAATTCACCCCACCTCCAAGCTGTTTCCGTGGGCTGTGCAGGAAGCACGCTTTGACATCACGGAAATGTCGGTTTCCAGCTACATCCTGCAGCTATCGCGCGGCGGATCTGACTATACGGCGATCCCCGCCTTTGTCAGCCGCGCCTTTCGCCACAACGGCTTTTTTGCCCGCGCGGGATCAGGGATAGAAAGTCCTGCCGATTTCGCAGGACGCAAGATCGGCGTGCCGGAATACCAGATGACAGCCGCAGTTTGGATGCGCGGCATTCTGGCGGACGAATACGGTGTAGATTGCGACGGCATTCATTGGCACACGGGCGCGCTGGACGCGGGCGTGCGCCGCGAACGGCTGGAACTTCGCCTGCCCGAGGGGATGCGCGTCGACCCCATCACCGAAGGCGACACCTTGCAGGACATGCTCCTGCGCGGAGAGATTGACGGGCTGCTCGCCCCAAAACCGCCGCAGGCGTTTCTTGATGGCCATCCTGATCTGATCCGCCTCATTCCTGATTTCGAGAGCGCCGAGCAAGCCTATCACCAAAAGACCGGTTTCTTTCCGATTATGCATTTGATTGGCATCCGCAAATCCGTGGCCGATGCGCACCCTGCCCATGTGCGCGACCTATATGACGGCTTCGTCGCCGCGCGTGACATTGCGATGGACCGATTGCGATCTGTCTGGCTGGGCAATGCCAATCGGCTGTCCCTGCCCTGGCTTGGGGCGTCCATGGAAAGAACAATTGCCACGCTGGGGCCGGATTATTGGACTTACGGTTTTGACGCCAACCGCGCCGAGATCGACGCAATTTGCCGCTATTCGGTTGACCAGCATCTGGCGACGCGCCGGGTGCAGCCCGAAGCGCTGTTTCATCCTTCAGTGTTGGACACCTAA
- a CDS encoding fumarylacetoacetate hydrolase family protein, producing MTEYVIETPPIVALPVTGTDAKFPVRRIYCIGRNYAAHAVEMGHDPDREDPFFFQKNPDNLDLSGEFPYPSQSSDVHHEAELLVALKSGGTDISLDNALDHVFGYGLSLDMTRRDLQGIQKKMGRPWEIGKAFERSAPCGPLHPVSETGHLDQGRLELKVNGELRQEADLNQMIWKVPEMISYLSEYFELAAGDVIMSGTPSGVAAVEKGDVMVLTIEGLGSLEVKVV from the coding sequence ATGACTGAATACGTGATCGAAACGCCGCCGATTGTCGCCCTGCCGGTGACCGGAACTGATGCGAAATTTCCGGTACGCCGGATTTATTGCATTGGTCGCAACTATGCGGCCCACGCGGTCGAAATGGGTCACGACCCGGACCGCGAAGATCCGTTTTTCTTTCAAAAAAACCCTGACAATCTGGACCTGTCAGGAGAATTCCCTTACCCATCCCAATCCAGCGATGTCCACCACGAGGCCGAGCTGCTTGTCGCTTTGAAATCCGGCGGCACAGACATTTCTTTGGACAACGCGCTCGACCATGTGTTTGGATATGGGCTGTCTTTGGACATGACGCGTCGCGACCTGCAAGGCATCCAGAAAAAGATGGGGCGGCCATGGGAAATTGGCAAAGCCTTCGAGCGGTCCGCCCCCTGCGGCCCTCTGCACCCCGTCTCGGAAACCGGACATCTGGATCAGGGACGTCTTGAGCTGAAGGTAAATGGCGAATTGCGTCAGGAGGCCGACCTGAACCAGATGATCTGGAAGGTGCCCGAGATGATCTCGTATCTGTCCGAATACTTTGAGCTTGCGGCAGGCGACGTCATCATGTCGGGAACGCCCTCTGGTGTGGCCGCCGTCGAAAAGGGTGATGTGATGGTCTTGACCATTGAGGGGCTCGGAAGCCTGGAAGTGAAAGTCGTTTAA
- a CDS encoding FadR/GntR family transcriptional regulator, with product MDNLVDQSADGLVPLARREPSERVNDIAALRAFIVDGNYASGDRLPSERELIVELGMSRNALRKALDALDHDGTIWRHVGKGTFVAAQDGQPSVGAIEQLSRQMTPVRMIQARLCIEPSLAREAAIHASRSAIVQMNQAKDAARAANTWAEYETHDDLFHRRVAQASDNILLLTLFDHLNAVRRAVSGGTVVRATARPTAEHTSFDEHDRIAAAIEARDPHAAHLAMRGHIGSVSHRLFGEV from the coding sequence ATGGATAATTTGGTTGATCAATCTGCAGATGGTTTGGTTCCGCTCGCGCGGCGTGAACCCTCTGAAAGAGTGAATGACATCGCTGCCTTACGCGCCTTTATTGTCGATGGGAATTATGCTTCAGGGGATCGGCTGCCCTCAGAGCGGGAGTTGATCGTCGAGTTGGGGATGAGCCGCAATGCGCTGCGCAAGGCGCTGGATGCGCTGGACCATGATGGCACCATCTGGCGGCATGTCGGCAAGGGAACCTTTGTGGCCGCACAAGATGGTCAGCCAAGCGTTGGGGCGATTGAGCAGTTGAGCCGGCAAATGACACCCGTGAGAATGATTCAGGCGCGACTTTGCATTGAACCCTCATTGGCCCGTGAGGCGGCAATCCATGCGTCTCGCAGCGCCATCGTCCAGATGAATCAAGCCAAAGATGCGGCACGGGCTGCGAACACCTGGGCCGAATACGAAACCCATGACGATCTGTTTCACAGAAGGGTAGCACAGGCATCGGACAACATTTTGCTGCTGACGCTCTTTGATCACCTGAATGCCGTGCGGCGCGCCGTGTCAGGTGGCACCGTCGTGCGGGCCACGGCGCGCCCGACTGCGGAACATACCAGTTTTGATGAACATGACCGGATCGCCGCCGCAATCGAAGCGCGTGATCCGCACGCGGCGCATCTGGCGATGCGAGGTCACATTGGATCGGTCTCGCACAGACTTTTTGGAGAGGTGTGA
- a CDS encoding ABC transporter substrate-binding protein yields the protein MTFLGKLAAFATAVPVAISMMVSTVQAEPIRIALAETPSDELAAFFVALDRAKANGLDYEWTAFSDEELAIQAVLSGQMDIGFGTPYAAMQRSKAPLRIVFQLSKLKFFPVTTKKYSSLNDLNGEPILLHSRGGGTDSIANVIEERVGIKFGDRSYVPGSSNRVAALLGGRADATIIDLSNKNKLMRSEAAAGFNVLEMFEVEASDEALFGNLTWIQENEEQVDIFVKALVSVWQDMHEDPTIIRRETNPDGPIGQLPKEILDELDGFYADAVEGGLYDPNGGGRKAAMADMEWYSAAGQLDGDASTLNIEDFWYLAPLDAAMK from the coding sequence ATGACATTTCTCGGTAAACTGGCGGCGTTTGCGACCGCCGTGCCGGTCGCGATCTCGATGATGGTCTCGACGGTGCAGGCGGAACCCATTCGGATCGCTTTGGCGGAAACGCCTTCGGACGAATTGGCCGCATTCTTTGTCGCATTGGATCGGGCCAAGGCAAACGGCCTTGACTACGAGTGGACCGCGTTTTCGGACGAGGAATTGGCCATTCAGGCGGTTCTGAGCGGCCAGATGGATATTGGCTTTGGCACGCCATATGCAGCAATGCAGCGCTCAAAAGCGCCGCTTCGCATCGTGTTCCAGCTGTCAAAGCTCAAGTTTTTTCCTGTGACCACCAAGAAATACAGCAGCCTGAATGACCTGAACGGTGAACCGATCCTGCTGCATTCGCGCGGCGGTGGCACGGATTCGATTGCAAACGTGATCGAAGAACGGGTTGGTATCAAATTTGGTGACCGCTCTTATGTGCCGGGTTCGTCCAATCGCGTGGCCGCACTTCTTGGCGGACGAGCGGATGCCACAATCATCGACTTGTCCAACAAAAACAAACTGATGCGCAGCGAAGCTGCAGCGGGCTTCAACGTGCTGGAAATGTTCGAAGTAGAGGCCAGCGACGAGGCGCTTTTTGGCAATCTGACCTGGATTCAGGAAAACGAAGAGCAGGTGGACATCTTTGTCAAAGCGCTGGTCAGCGTCTGGCAGGACATGCACGAAGACCCCACCATCATTCGCCGCGAAACCAACCCTGATGGGCCAATCGGTCAACTGCCAAAAGAGATCCTGGACGAGCTTGACGGCTTTTATGCTGATGCGGTCGAGGGCGGTCTTTATGATCCAAACGGCGGTGGCCGCAAGGCAGCCATGGCTGACATGGAATGGTATTCCGCGGCCGGGCAGCTTGATGGTGACGCAAGCACACTGAACATCGAGGATTTCTGGTATCTGGCACCGCTCGATGCGGCGATGAAGTGA
- a CDS encoding ABC transporter permease, translating into MLNRSLVLKLLSALILFGGWEIAGRIPVSFAFPTFLESMSALWRMIGDGTMLEAYAETLQPLVVGVAISAVLGIAIGLWVGLNNFFDWLFSPIFIVMQAAPLAALIPLLVLAYGIGLTSKVMVVCIMAMPVIVLNTSSAVRNTPESIKEMGRSFLASDMSIMLKIIIPAASPVIFAGLRLGVSAGFIGAILAELKITPTGVGDIITYSRSIADYPSMYAAIFSIILLAVLFLNLLERIESILFKGNQRGYVSD; encoded by the coding sequence ATGCTCAACCGTTCCCTCGTGCTAAAGCTGTTGTCCGCCCTGATCCTTTTTGGTGGCTGGGAGATCGCTGGCCGGATACCCGTTAGCTTCGCATTCCCGACATTTCTTGAATCGATGTCCGCGCTGTGGCGCATGATCGGTGATGGCACCATGCTGGAAGCCTACGCAGAGACATTGCAGCCGCTAGTGGTTGGTGTCGCCATATCTGCGGTTCTTGGCATCGCCATCGGCCTTTGGGTCGGGTTGAACAATTTCTTCGACTGGCTTTTTTCGCCAATTTTCATCGTGATGCAGGCCGCCCCTCTCGCGGCGCTTATTCCACTTTTGGTGCTGGCCTACGGAATCGGGCTGACCTCCAAGGTCATGGTTGTCTGCATTATGGCCATGCCTGTTATCGTGCTGAACACCAGCAGTGCCGTGCGCAACACACCTGAATCAATCAAGGAAATGGGCCGCTCATTTTTGGCGAGCGATATGTCGATCATGCTCAAGATCATCATCCCCGCCGCATCACCGGTGATTTTCGCCGGTCTGCGTCTGGGTGTCTCGGCGGGGTTCATCGGGGCCATTCTGGCCGAACTCAAGATCACACCAACCGGCGTTGGCGATATCATTACCTACAGCCGGTCAATCGCCGATTATCCCAGCATGTATGCTGCTATCTTTTCGATCATCCTGCTTGCGGTTTTGTTTTTGAACCTGCTGGAACGCATCGAATCCATTCTCTTCAAAGGAAATCAACGTGGTTATGTCTCCGACTGA
- a CDS encoding ABC transporter ATP-binding protein: MSPTEMAAAPAITPAFESAVSTRNISKNYGDVEALRDLSLEFPRGQLTSLLGPSGCGKTTLLKIIAGLLEPTSGVVEVNGEKVTGPGPDRAFVFQDFALLPWATVMRNVAFGLEMRGVAKSEREDIAAKYIKEVGLAGFEQSYPHELSGGMRQRVGLARALSVDAQVLLMDEPFSAVDEQTRRKFQEDLLSLVQNENKTFIFVTHSIEEAVYVSDQIAILLPRPSRVHEIIRPSSFRNKGVDNIRRDSEYLDIVDDIWASLRTYVE; encoded by the coding sequence ATGTCTCCGACTGAAATGGCCGCCGCACCGGCAATCACGCCCGCATTCGAAAGCGCGGTGTCGACGCGCAACATCTCCAAGAACTACGGGGATGTTGAGGCACTGCGCGACTTGTCCCTCGAATTTCCGCGCGGCCAGCTGACCTCGCTGCTTGGGCCATCCGGCTGCGGCAAGACAACCTTGCTCAAGATCATCGCCGGGTTGTTGGAACCAACGTCCGGTGTGGTCGAGGTTAACGGCGAAAAGGTGACGGGCCCCGGACCGGACCGCGCGTTTGTGTTTCAGGATTTTGCTTTGCTGCCCTGGGCCACGGTGATGCGCAACGTCGCCTTTGGCCTTGAGATGCGCGGGGTCGCAAAATCGGAGCGGGAAGATATTGCCGCCAAGTACATCAAAGAGGTCGGGCTTGCCGGTTTCGAGCAGAGCTATCCACACGAGCTGTCCGGCGGCATGCGTCAACGTGTTGGTCTTGCGCGCGCTTTGTCGGTTGATGCACAGGTGCTGTTGATGGACGAGCCGTTCTCGGCGGTCGATGAGCAGACCCGTCGCAAGTTTCAGGAGGACTTGCTGTCGCTGGTGCAGAATGAGAACAAGACCTTTATCTTCGTGACCCACTCCATCGAAGAGGCGGTCTATGTCTCTGACCAGATTGCCATTCTGCTGCCCCGCCCAAGCCGCGTGCATGAAATCATCCGGCCCAGCAGTTTTCGCAACAAGGGTGTCGACAACATTCGCCGCGATTCAGAATACCTCGATATTGTTGATGATATCTGGGCGTCGTTGCGGACCTATGTGGAGTAG
- a CDS encoding ABC transporter permease — protein MKVFGYHLPGMSSLLVWGLLWEIVGQLKLTFFVPPLSKVMLTLFEVIGTPAFQKALAETAYAFSAGVFFAIIIGIPVGILMGKSRLLDELLLPWVNVFLSAPLTALVPVLMVLFGFGMKSIIITTTLFAIWIIILNSRAGVKQINRSLVEMAHSFGASPFNAFFKIYFWAALPEILGGVRIGIIRAVKGVIIGQLLISIVGFGALFELYSANFLMSHFWAVLLVLFALAFTISEFLAYLERRVAYYAAKR, from the coding sequence ATGAAAGTTTTTGGATATCACTTGCCGGGCATGTCGTCTTTGCTGGTCTGGGGGCTCCTGTGGGAGATCGTCGGCCAGTTGAAACTTACCTTTTTTGTGCCACCGCTCTCCAAGGTAATGCTGACGCTTTTTGAGGTCATCGGCACCCCGGCATTCCAGAAGGCGCTGGCCGAAACAGCATATGCGTTCAGCGCGGGGGTCTTTTTTGCAATCATCATTGGTATTCCGGTGGGTATTCTGATGGGCAAAAGCCGCCTGTTGGATGAACTGCTGCTGCCTTGGGTCAATGTATTTCTCAGCGCCCCGCTGACTGCGCTGGTGCCGGTGCTGATGGTGCTGTTTGGGTTTGGCATGAAGTCAATCATCATCACCACGACGCTTTTCGCGATCTGGATCATCATTCTGAACTCACGTGCCGGCGTGAAGCAGATCAACAGATCGCTGGTGGAAATGGCGCACAGCTTTGGTGCCTCGCCTTTCAATGCATTCTTCAAAATATACTTCTGGGCGGCGCTGCCGGAAATTCTGGGCGGTGTGCGCATCGGCATCATCCGCGCCGTGAAGGGTGTGATCATTGGTCAGCTTTTGATTTCGATCGTGGGTTTTGGCGCGTTGTTCGAGCTTTATTCTGCGAACTTTCTGATGTCGCATTTCTGGGCGGTGCTTTTGGTGCTCTTTGCCCTGGCCTTCACCATATCAGAATTCCTCGCCTATCTGGAACGCCGGGTCGCCTATTACGCCGCAAAACGGTAA
- a CDS encoding NADP-dependent isocitrate dehydrogenase, with product MANSTSPDIIYTKVDEAPQLASASLLPIIRVFATAAGISIGTKDISLAGRIIAAFPERLTDAQRQPDDLAELGELVKNPEANVIKLPNISASGPQLLAAIKELQSQGYDLPDYPEEPGSDAEKKARAKYDAIKGSAVNPVLREGNSDRRAAVAVKKYAMANPHSMGTWASDSKTRVSTMSKGDFRSNETSVTLTEAQAGPARIEHTAPDGTVTVLKDGVTFPAGTIVDATFMSAKALDAFLTEQIDATKAEGTLFSIHLKATMMKVSDPILFGHAVHAFLKPVFDKYASELAAAGVDANSGLGTMFATLEGMTDGDVIKGEIDALMAERPPLYMVNSDKGITNLHVPSDVIIDASIPALIRAGGKGWGPDGKEADTNCVIPDSSYAPVYDEAIAYFKETGALDPTTAGTVQNVGLMAQKAEEYGSHPTTFEIPADGTVSMIAANGDVIHEHRVEKGDIWRSASTRKAPIENWVQLAIERQKAEGCDAIFWLDETRAHDAELIKLVKPLLAAAGVAENFKIMAPRAATRVSFEMIRRGETTIAITGNVLRDYLTDLFPILELGTSAKMLSIVKLMNGGGLFETGAGGSAPKHVQQLMEENHLRWDSLGEFCALGESLKYFGTVTGNARASILGAAVDAATQGILDNNKSPGRKLGQPDNRDSHFYFALYWAQALAAQTKDSGLADHFAPIAEALSGNEDLIVRELHEGRGKEVDIGGYYHTDPEKTDAVMAPSATLNRILGKG from the coding sequence ATGGCTAACAGCACGTCTCCCGACATCATATACACCAAAGTTGACGAGGCACCGCAACTTGCGTCTGCGTCCTTGTTGCCGATCATCCGCGTCTTCGCGACAGCGGCGGGTATTTCCATCGGGACAAAGGACATTTCGCTGGCTGGGCGCATCATTGCCGCCTTTCCTGAGCGCCTGACAGATGCGCAGCGGCAGCCTGACGACCTCGCGGAGCTTGGCGAACTGGTGAAAAACCCAGAAGCAAATGTCATCAAACTCCCAAACATTTCGGCCTCTGGCCCGCAGCTTCTTGCGGCCATAAAGGAATTGCAGTCGCAAGGGTATGACCTGCCTGACTATCCCGAAGAGCCAGGCTCGGACGCAGAGAAAAAAGCCCGCGCAAAGTATGACGCGATCAAAGGCTCGGCAGTCAACCCGGTACTGCGCGAAGGGAATTCGGATCGGCGTGCGGCCGTTGCCGTCAAGAAATACGCAATGGCAAACCCGCATTCGATGGGCACCTGGGCATCAGACAGCAAGACCCGCGTCTCAACCATGTCCAAGGGCGATTTTCGCTCCAATGAAACATCCGTCACCTTGACAGAGGCACAGGCCGGGCCGGCGCGTATCGAACATACAGCCCCCGATGGCACGGTCACCGTTCTCAAAGACGGCGTGACATTCCCCGCAGGCACAATCGTGGACGCGACGTTCATGTCCGCAAAGGCACTTGATGCCTTCCTGACCGAACAGATCGACGCAACAAAGGCTGAAGGGACGCTGTTTTCGATACACCTGAAAGCAACGATGATGAAGGTGTCTGACCCCATTCTGTTCGGTCATGCAGTCCATGCGTTTCTGAAACCTGTTTTTGACAAATATGCATCGGAATTGGCTGCGGCAGGTGTCGATGCGAATTCCGGGCTTGGCACGATGTTCGCCACGCTTGAGGGGATGACCGACGGCGACGTGATCAAGGGCGAGATTGATGCCCTAATGGCCGAGCGTCCGCCGCTCTACATGGTGAATTCGGACAAAGGCATTACCAACCTGCATGTGCCATCTGACGTCATCATTGACGCCTCAATCCCTGCGCTGATCCGTGCAGGTGGCAAAGGCTGGGGACCGGATGGCAAGGAAGCCGACACCAATTGTGTGATCCCTGACAGCTCATACGCGCCCGTTTATGACGAGGCGATAGCCTATTTCAAAGAGACCGGTGCGCTTGATCCGACAACGGCAGGCACAGTGCAGAACGTGGGGCTTATGGCCCAAAAAGCCGAAGAATACGGCTCGCATCCAACAACTTTCGAAATCCCTGCCGACGGCACCGTGTCGATGATTGCGGCGAACGGCGACGTTATCCATGAACACCGTGTTGAAAAGGGCGACATCTGGCGCTCGGCCTCTACCAGAAAAGCACCGATCGAAAACTGGGTGCAACTGGCCATCGAGCGGCAGAAAGCGGAAGGCTGTGACGCCATATTCTGGCTGGACGAAACCCGTGCCCATGACGCGGAACTGATCAAACTGGTCAAGCCTTTGCTGGCTGCGGCAGGGGTTGCAGAAAATTTCAAGATCATGGCACCACGCGCGGCCACACGCGTTTCGTTTGAGATGATCAGACGGGGTGAAACCACAATTGCGATTACCGGCAACGTGTTGCGCGACTACCTGACAGACCTGTTTCCCATTCTCGAACTTGGGACCTCCGCAAAGATGCTGTCGATCGTCAAACTGATGAATGGCGGCGGCCTGTTTGAAACCGGGGCAGGTGGGTCAGCCCCCAAACATGTGCAACAGCTGATGGAAGAAAACCATCTGCGCTGGGATTCGCTAGGTGAATTTTGCGCATTGGGCGAGAGCCTGAAGTATTTCGGCACGGTCACTGGCAATGCGCGCGCCTCGATTTTGGGGGCCGCGGTCGATGCGGCCACGCAAGGCATTCTGGATAACAACAAGTCGCCGGGCCGAAAGCTCGGTCAGCCGGATAACCGCGACAGCCATTTCTATTTTGCGCTCTATTGGGCGCAGGCGCTTGCCGCGCAAACAAAAGACAGTGGGCTGGCCGATCACTTTGCCCCCATTGCCGAGGCGCTGTCAGGCAATGAAGATCTGATTGTCCGTGAGCTGCACGAAGGGCGCGGCAAGGAGGTGGATATTGGGGGTTACTACCATACCGATCCCGAAAAGACGGACGCGGTTATGGCACCATCGGCCACTTTGAACCGAATTCTCGGCAAAGGTTGA
- a CDS encoding LysR family transcriptional regulator encodes MDINWLGDFACLARTLNFTRAAEERNITQSAFSRRIKSLENWLGVPLIQRSSYPVQLSEAGQQFLPVALESLSNLSDIRQTLRAQERGVTAFQRFAVLHTISVNYLTGRIKEFEDLIPNLRVRVYSDNLRTCCQLLSEGTCDFLLYYRHKDVQPVFEEKQFARKDIGTEQMIPVAQMNAARSNGWDLDDSGRDAIPYLGYDPSSFLGAVVEQTIGARTPPLALRYMDALTEAIKRRMLSGSGVAWLPESVVAEELAAGLVTPVGGEAWQATLTLSLFCSHDRLDKIGRQVWDAL; translated from the coding sequence ATGGACATAAACTGGTTGGGCGACTTCGCGTGTTTGGCGCGCACGCTGAATTTCACCCGTGCCGCCGAAGAGCGGAACATCACGCAGTCTGCTTTCAGCCGGCGCATCAAGTCGTTGGAAAACTGGCTGGGGGTGCCGCTGATCCAGCGGTCGAGCTATCCTGTTCAACTGTCAGAGGCGGGCCAGCAATTTTTGCCTGTTGCACTGGAATCGCTTTCGAATCTGTCCGACATACGGCAAACCCTGCGTGCCCAGGAACGTGGTGTCACAGCCTTTCAGCGGTTTGCCGTGCTGCACACCATTTCTGTCAATTATCTGACCGGGCGGATTAAGGAATTCGAAGATCTCATCCCGAACCTGCGGGTGCGGGTCTATTCAGACAACCTTCGGACCTGTTGCCAGCTGCTGTCCGAGGGGACCTGCGATTTTTTGCTGTATTATCGACACAAGGACGTACAGCCCGTATTCGAAGAAAAGCAATTCGCCCGCAAGGACATCGGCACCGAACAAATGATCCCTGTCGCGCAAATGAATGCGGCGCGTTCGAATGGTTGGGACCTTGACGATTCCGGGCGCGATGCAATTCCCTACCTGGGCTATGATCCCAGCAGTTTCCTTGGTGCCGTGGTCGAGCAGACGATCGGCGCGCGCACGCCCCCCCTTGCACTGCGGTACATGGATGCGCTGACCGAAGCGATCAAACGCAGGATGTTATCGGGCAGTGGCGTTGCGTGGCTGCCAGAAAGCGTGGTGGCCGAGGAATTGGCCGCAGGGCTGGTGACCCCGGTCGGGGGCGAGGCCTGGCAGGCGACGCTCACGTTGTCGCTTTTCTGCTCGCATGATCGGCTCGACAAAATCGGGCGGCAGGTGTGGGATGCCTTGTGA